In Fundidesulfovibrio soli, the sequence CTCCGCCCGCCACCAGCAGCGCCACGGCCCAGGCCTCCAGGCAGCGCCGCCGCCTTTGACGCGCCACAGGCCCCGGCCCCTTGAGCGGGGCCAGCAGCTCCATCCGCCCGGAGTCCGCCTCGGGCTCCGGGCGATGATGCACCCCCGACTGGAGCTTGTGCCCGCAGCCCCGGCAGGCGAGGGCGTCGTCCGGGTTGTTTCCGCCGCAACGGTTGCAGATCATGGTACCTGGCGCGTTGACAAATTTGCCCCGCATCCTACATGTTTCCGGGGCGATGTCCCTCCCTACCGCCGCGAACCGCGGCGGGCAACAAGCAAAGCGAGCACCCATGAGCGACGACCACGACCTCAAGCCCGTGTACCTGAACATCGTGCCCTGCCACGGCTGCGGGGCCTGCGCCGAAGTGGCCCCCGAAGTCTTCGAGATGGACCCCCTCACAGACCAGCCCATCCAACTGGCCGAGGAAGCCCCTGCGGAGACCATCCGCCAGGCCATCGCCTATTGCCCCAACGACTGCATCTCCACCGACGAGGAGTAGCCCGACCCTGCTCCGCCGGGTGCGCGACGCCGCCCGGTCCGGCGTGTTTCTGCCGATGCTGTCAATCCGCCGCCAGCCCCGGCGCAATCCTCCCGGAAGAGCCCTGCCCCCGGAAGCGAGAGCCCTGGGCGCTTCCCGCCCTACCACCCTCCCGTAACGCCGCCCCGCCCCTGCGCGGGCAGCCCTTCGCTGGCGCGCTCCCGCCCAAGCCGATCCGCCGACTTGTGGCCTTGTCAGGCTCCATCCCGCCAGGATTGCTTCAATAACGCACATATCCGGCCGTTTCCGAGCAAGAATGTTCATTTTTGAAGAATTATGCCGCCCGGCACCTTGTGCCCATAGTACAACTTTGTTAATAACCCTTTCTGCCTGTGGCTTACTGACAAATTTGTAACGCCACATCACACCGTAAACACAAATAATTTGGCACAAGAGCCCTTCCGTCACGCCCAGGCTGGGCGTTGCGGAAACAGAGAGCCGCCCAGGGACGCGATTGGCGCGTTTTTCTGGCGTATCGCCCGCTCGC encodes:
- a CDS encoding zinc ribbon domain-containing protein is translated as MICNRCGGNNPDDALACRGCGHKLQSGVHHRPEPEADSGRMELLAPLKGPGPVARQRRRRCLEAWAVALLVAGGGYALLEAHLAWPVFPLAGLGAAYGWLRGIGWKD
- a CDS encoding ferredoxin; its protein translation is MSDDHDLKPVYLNIVPCHGCGACAEVAPEVFEMDPLTDQPIQLAEEAPAETIRQAIAYCPNDCISTDEE